In a single window of the Niabella ginsenosidivorans genome:
- a CDS encoding GRP family sugar transporter, producing MFIVQSYAQAVLFCIITMLCWGSWANTQKLASKSWRFELFYWDYVIGIFLFSVLSAFTLGSTGSEGRSFTNDLAQADPVNIGKALLGGVIFNAANILLSAAIAIAGMAVAFPIGIGLALILGVFINYLGAQKGDPVLLFTGVALVMLAIILNAIAYKRKAAGTGTVSSKGIILSIVAGILMSFFYRFIAASMDLENFVNPEPGKMTPYTAVFIFSCGILLSNFVFNTLLMKRPFEGAAVSYSDYFKGHFKTHLVGILGGLIWGLGNSFNLIAAGKAGPAISYGLGQGATLVAALWGVFIWKEFKGASRINALLTAMFLLFLVGIGLIIYAGK from the coding sequence ATGTTTATTGTTCAAAGTTATGCGCAGGCGGTTCTTTTCTGCATCATTACCATGCTCTGCTGGGGTTCCTGGGCCAATACGCAGAAGCTGGCCAGTAAAAGCTGGCGTTTTGAGCTCTTTTACTGGGATTATGTCATCGGTATCTTTCTTTTTTCCGTTCTTTCTGCGTTTACCCTGGGCAGCACGGGCAGTGAAGGCCGCAGTTTTACAAATGATCTGGCACAGGCGGACCCGGTGAACATTGGCAAAGCATTATTGGGCGGCGTTATTTTTAATGCAGCAAACATATTGCTTTCTGCAGCCATAGCCATTGCCGGTATGGCGGTAGCCTTTCCCATCGGTATCGGGCTGGCGCTTATCCTGGGTGTGTTTATCAATTACCTGGGAGCGCAAAAAGGCGATCCGGTGCTTTTATTTACAGGTGTTGCCCTGGTAATGCTTGCCATCATTCTTAATGCCATTGCCTATAAAAGAAAAGCTGCCGGTACCGGAACGGTTTCCTCAAAAGGGATTATCCTTTCCATAGTTGCCGGTATATTGATGTCCTTTTTTTACCGGTTTATTGCCGCCTCAATGGATCTGGAAAATTTTGTAAATCCTGAACCCGGAAAAATGACGCCCTATACAGCCGTATTTATTTTTTCCTGCGGCATCCTGCTGAGCAATTTTGTATTTAATACATTGCTGATGAAGCGCCCTTTTGAAGGGGCTGCCGTCAGCTATTCGGATTATTTCAAAGGCCACTTTAAAACCCATCTTGTAGGGATATTAGGCGGCCTGATCTGGGGACTGGGTAACTCCTTTAACCTGATCGCCGCGGGGAAGGCCGGTCCGGCTATTTCCTATGGCCTGGGCCAGGGCGCTACGCTTGTGGCGGCGTTATGGGGCGTGTTTATCTGGAAAGAATTTAAAGGCGCTTCACGCATTAATGCGCTGCTTACAGCCATGTTCCTGTTATTCCTGGTCGGTATCGGGCTCATTATTTATGCAGGTAAATAA